In Paenibacillus durus, the DNA window CATTGAGCAACCGATCCGCAGCAGCGCCGACGTGGAGCGGCTGAGGCCGGTGGATGTGGAGGGTGATCTCGGCCATATTTTGGAAACGATCGCAATTCTGGATAAAGAGCTGAAGGTGCCGCTGATTACATTTGCTGGCGCTCCCTTCACGATTGCCAGCTATCTGATCGAAGGCCGCCCATCCAAGAGCTACATTCGCACCAAGGAGCTGATGTACACGCAGCCCAAAGTCTGGGCGATGCTGATGGACAAGCTCGGCGACATGGTTATCGCTTATCTGAGGGCTCATGTCCGCAGCGGAGGCAAGGCGTTTCAACTGTTCGACAGCTGGGTGGGAGCCTTGTCACCGCAGGATTTTGAAGTCTTTGTTCTGCCGACGGTCTCCCGTATTTTTGCCGAATTATCCGATTTAGATGTGCCCAAAATCTATTTTCCCGGCGTGAGCTCCGGCGAATTGCTGTCCACCCTTACCGGACTTCAAGCGGATGTGATTGGTCTCGACTGGCGGGTGCCGCTGGACGAAGGCCGGCGCAGAACCGGCGGGAATTTTGCGATGCAGGGCAATCTTGATCCTTACATCTTGACCGCTCCGATGGAACTTATCAAGGATCGCGCCAAGGCGCTTATTGATGAAGGCATTCGTAAACCCGGCTATGTGTTCAACCTGGGACATGGTCTATTCCCCGAAGCGTCGCTGGACAAGCTGCGTGAGTTGACGGAGTACGTCCACGACTATTCCAAGGAAGCGCTGGCGCTCAAGGAAGCCGCAAGGCCGCACTCCTGAATAACCGCTCATAATTAATCGCTAATAAGAGGTGAACCATACTTGACAACACAAATCGGCGTTCTCGTTATGTCCTACGGCACTCCTGAAAGCCTGGAGGGCGTTGAGTCTTATTATACGCATATCCGGCGAGGTAATCCGCCATCGGCCGAACAGCTGAAAGATTTAAAGGATCGCTATGAAGCCATCGTGGGCGGAGTGTTCCCTCTGCGGGAAAACACGGATCGTCAGGTGAAGGCGCTGCAGGACGCGCTAAACCGGGATAATAGGGAAAAGGATATCGAATATATTTGCTTCCAAGGTCTAAAACACGCTCATCCTTTCATCGAGGATGGAGTTGAGCGAATGGCGGAGAGCGGCATCAAGCAGGCGGTGGGCATCGTGCTCGCTCCGCATTATTCCGTCATGAGTGTCGGAGGCTACATCAAACGGGCCAGAGAAAAAGCGGAAAGCTCCGGCATTCAAATGGCATTTGTGGAAAGCTACCATCTTCATCCCAAGCTTATCGAAGCGCTAAGTAAGCGCGTATCCGCAAGGCTGGACCAGTTCGAGGAAGCGGGCGCGAACCGGGAAGACGTTCGTTTGCTCTTTAGCGCCCACAGCCTGCCGGAGCGGATTCTCTCCATGGGCGATCCATACCGGGATCAGCTGCTGGAGACTTCAAAGGCAGTTGCGGAGCAAGCCGGAGTAACCTCCTGGCAGTTCACCTGGCAGAGCGCCGGAAGAACGGCGGAGCCGTGGCTCGGGCCGGATATTCTGGATACGCTCCGCGAGCTGAGCAAGGATCAGGTGGAGTACGTGCTGTCAGCCCCGATCGGATTCGTATCCGACCATCTTGAGGTGCTGTACGACCTGGATATTGAAGCCGAGGCCATTGCGTCCGAGCTGGATATGCGTCTGATGCGGATCGAATCGCTGAACAGCGACCCGGCATTTATGGCGGTGCTGAGCGACGTGGTGCGGGACCGGGCGGGCGAACTGAAGGCGGGACGTCCATGAAGGGAGATTCACGCAAAGTCGTCATTATCGGTGGAGGCCTGAGCGGCCTAAGCGCCGCTTTTTACGTGCGCAAATATTATAAAGAAGCCGGCATCCATCCGGAAATTGTCATTCTTGAAAAAGAGCGCAGCCTTGGCGGGAAAATTGAGACCCTGCATAAGGATGGCTTCGTAATCGAAAAAGGCCCGGATTCCTTCCTGGCCCGCAAGAAGGAAATGAGCGACCTGGCGAAAGAATTGGAGATCGATCATGAGCTGGTGACGACCAATCCGCACGCCAAGAAGACTTATATATTGCAGCGCGGCAAGCTGCTGCCGATGCCCGCCGGCCTTATGCTGGGCATTCCGACCGATCTTAAGCCCTTTATAGGCACCAGGCTGCTCTCCTTTCCCGGTAAGCTGCGCGCGCTCATGGATTTCGTTATTCCACCCCGGCGCGGGGAGGAGGACGAGCCACTCGGAGAGCTGATTGAGCGGCGCTTCGGCACAGAGGTGCTGGAGAACTTGACCGAGCCTCTCTTGGCCGGTATTTATGCGGCGGACATGCGCAAGATCAGCCTGCAGGCGACCTTTCCGCAGTTCGGTGAAATGGAGCAGCAGTACGGCAGCCTGATTCGCGGCATGATACTGGGGAAAAAGCCTCAGGAGACGCATACCGGCGAGAAAAAGAGCATGTTCCTGACCTTCCGTCAGGGACTGCAAAGCCTAGTGCATGCGCTTGTGCATGAGCTGCATGATGTGGAGCAGCGCACGGAAACCGCCGTGATTGCTATTTATGACCGGATCGCCGAAACGAATGCCGGCACGAGAGGGGCTGAGGGAGCGGCGGCCCCGGCTGCTTTAGAATCGGCTGCTTCTCCGCAAGCGCGCTACGCGGTGGAACTGGAGAGCGGCGAATTGCTGCCTGCGGACGACATCTATATCACAACTCCCAATTTCGCAGCGGCCGAACTGCTGCGTCCGCATGTCGATGTATCGGCATTAGACGCGGTGAACTATGTATCGGTAGCCAATGTAGTTATGGCTTTTTCCGGCAAAGAAATGGACGGCAATTTCGACGGCTCGGGCTTTCTGGTTCCCCGTAAGGAAGGACGGAATATTACGGCCTGCACCTGGACTTCAGTCAAGTGGCTGCATACGAGTCCCGAGGATAAGGTGCTGCTGCGCTGTTATGTGGGACGTTCGGGCGACGAGCAGAATGTGCAGTTGCCGGACGAAGCGCTGGAAGAGCTGGTTCGCAAGGACCTGCGCGAGATTATGGGCGTCACGGCCCAGCCGTTGTTCACGGAAATTACACGTCTGCCGAACTCGATGCCGCAGTATCCTGTTGGGCATCCGGCCGCCATTGCAGGGCTCCGCAGCGAGCTGGCCGCCGTTCTTCCGGGCGTGCACGTCTTCGGATCCGGATATGACGGAATCGGGATGCCGGACTGCATCAAATTTGCGAAGCTTACGGCGAAGGCGGCTGCTGAAAGCCTGCAAGCGCACTGATTTCTTCATACTTTATCACATGATCGCGATATCAGCTGATGGCGAAGCGCGGGTTCTGCCCGTTCTTCGCCGTTTTTTTACAGCATGTTTATTCGGAAGATACGGGCCTCTTTCCGTCTTTGTTGGCGCTTGTTCGGGGGAGATTGATAGATATGATATAATAGAACGAGTTTAGCGGGCAAAGGAGCCAGAATACATATGTATCCCCCTAGATCCAGCAGAAAAAGAGGCAAAACGACAAGAAAGCAAAGAAAAAACCGGATTTGGTCTTGGATCAACATCAGCCTGCTTGCGCTGATTACGGTTATGCTGTTTTATTTTTTCCACAGCGGAGGGGGCCGCGAGAGCATTCCTCTCTCCGAGACGGGATCGGCTCCGCCTTCACCGGAGAGATCGTCGGCGGCGGGAACTGCCGGAGCGGCTGATCCCGGGGCATTAAGCAGAGCTTCAGCCGCTCCGTCAGGCGAGCTTCAGCCGTCAGCTTCGCCGGATGTTGCCCAGGCTGCGGAAGCCGAGCCGACGCCGTCGCCATCAGCCAATCCAGGCAGCGGGTCAGCACCGCCCTGCGCGTCACAGCAGACACCGGGGTCCGATGCTGATCGAACCGAAGCTGGCGGACAGTCGGCGGGACTGCCGGATGGCGAGGATGGAAGCGGAAAGACGGTGACGCTGAATTTTGCGGGTGATGTTATTTTCGCCGGAAAAGTCGGTGATCTGTTGAAGCAGAAGGGCTATGATTATCCGTACGCCCGTCTGGGAGGTATGTTCCTGCAGGATGACCTATCAGTCATCAATCTGGAAACGCCCGTCACCGAGCGAGGCGCGGAGGAGAACAAGACCTTTGTGTTCAAGTCGCCTCCGGAGGCGCTGAATGCCCTGAAGGCTGCGGGAGTGGATGCCGTTAATCTGGCGAACAACCACACACTGGATATGGGCGAGCAGGGGCTGAGGGATACGCTGACCAATCTGGATCAAAAAGGCATCGCGTTCGTCGGAGCGGGAGCAGATTCCGCCCAGGCATACTCGGCGCAATATTTTACCCGCAAAGGAATGACCATCGCTCTGCTCGGCTTTACGCGGGTCATACCCGAAGCAGAATGGGTGGCCGGAAAGGGCAAGCCCGGCGTAGCCTCCGCATACGATAGCGGCCCGGCGCTTAAGGCGATAGCCGAAGCCAGAAAAAAAGCGGATATTGTCGCCATTGTTGTCCATTGGGGTCAGGAACGGGCGAATGAGCCGAACGCGGTTCAGCAGACACTGGGCCGAAGCTTTATCGACGCCGGGGCCGATCTCGTAATCGGGGGGCATCCCCATGTCCTTCAGGGACTTGAGCCGTATAAAGGGAAGTGGATCGCGTACAGTACAGGCAACTTTATTTTTACGCGTTCATCCACGAAGACCACTTGGGATACGGCGGTATTTCAGGCTGAATGCAGCGCCAAGGGACAATGCTCGATGAAGCTTACGCCATTTGACGCCGAATTGGGCCAGCCGGTGCCGATGAACGCCGCTGACGGGCAGAAGCTGCTGCAGCGGGTAGAATCGCTCTCTTCCGGCAGAGTGGAGATCGACGAAGAGGGTAGAGTGACGGAGGCCGGACGTTAGCTTGCCGGCAATCCGCAGCCTGAACACTTCGGAGGATGTTTACATTTTTTGCGGGAGGGCTTGCTGAATGAGGAATAACTTGTGCGTCGCCCATCGGGGATTTTCCGGCAAGGCCCCGGAGAACACGCTAGCCGCCATCCGCATGGCGCTGGAACTTCCGTATGTGACCTGGATGGAGATCGACGTTCAATTGACGAGGGATGGAGTGCCTGTTGTAATCCATGATTACAGCCTGGACCGGACGACCAATGGCCGCGGTAAAGTGAAGAATATGGACTGGAGCCATATGCGTCTTCTCGATGCCGGAGGATGGAAGGGCCGCACCTTTCAAGGGGAAGGAGTTCCTTCACTGGAAGAGGTGCTCGATCTGTGCAAAGGACGGCTGCGGCTGAATATCGAGCTGAAGAACGCCGGTAATCTGTATCCCGGTATCGAAAAGACGGTTACGGCGCTTATCGCCTCCAAGGGGATGCAGGGCGAGGTTGTCCTGACCTCATTCGACCCCGGCACGCTGCTAAGGTGCGAAGAAGCCGATCCCGGCATCCGCCGGGGACTGATCTATGACTCCAGGTGGGGCGATCCGGCCGGGCGCGTACGGGAATTGGGCTGCACTTTTTTATCCATTGGCTTTTCCCGCCTTACTCCCGGGCTGGCCAGATTTTTGTCGGGGCGCGGGGTCGGCATCATGGCCTGGACGGTAAATAAAGCGAAAGAGATGCGTCGCCTGGCGGACATGCATTCTGATATAATGATATGTACGAATCGCCCGGATATTTGGGGGGAGACGTTTTTGGGAAAATGAGACTAAACAAACTGACGGGAAAGAGAGCTGAATGCCAATGTGCGCTGCTGTAAACAACTTGTACTGTGTGGGACGGAACTACAAACTTCATGCGGAGGAGCTCGGTAATAAAGTACCGACCGAACCGTTGATTTTCTTGAAGCCGTCTCATGCGGCCGTTCGTCTTGACAAAGAAACCATTCAGCTGCCGAAGGATTCCGGTCAGGTTCATTATGAAGGCGAGCTTGTGCTGCGCATCGCGCGTGACTACATTCCGGGCATGAGCTTGGAAGAACTCGTGGATTCCATGGCTCTTGGACTGGATTTCACATTGCGGGACGTTCATAACGATCTGCAAAAAAAGGGGCTATCCTGGACGCCGGCCAAGGGCTTTAAGAATGCGGCGCCTCTGACCCCATTCATCGCGTTTCCTTCCAAAGAAGAGCTGGAAGCGACCGATTTCACGGTCCGCAAGAACGGTGAGGAAGTGCAGCGGGGCAATGTGAAGAACATGATTTTTTCATTGCAGACGATTGTGGATTTCATCGGCACCCGCTACGGGCTGGGCAAGGATGATGTAATCTTCACCGGCACGCCCGCAGGCGTCGGTCCTACCGTCTCGGGCGATTCGTTCGAGCTGTATTGGGGCGACCGGCTGATGGGCACCTGCCTGATCGGATAACGGTATCTTATGATCATATACTGGAGTTGAAATCATGCAGTGGGTAATCGGCGTCTTTGGCGCCTTGTTCGTTGCCGGAGCGGCTTATTTTAAAGGCTCGCTGAGTTTATCCGGGATGCTTGCCGCCGTGCTTATGGGCACTGTCTATTTTGGAGCGGGGAACGCTTTTTGGTTCGGAATATTGCTGCTGTTCTTCATCTCCTCCAGCCTGCTGTCGAAGCTCAGGACGGAGCATAAGGAGGAACTGGAACGGTCATATGCCAAGACGGGCAGACGGGACGCCGGCCAGGTGTTCGCCAACGGCGGTCTCGGCATGCTGCTCGTTCTGCTGAATGCCGTTTACCCGCTGCCCGCATGGGAGCTGCTCTTCATCGGCGTGATGGCGACGGTGACTGCAGATACTTGGGCGACGGAATGCGGGACGCTGAGCAGAAAGCCGCCAAGGTCGATCCTAAGCGGCAAAAGGCTTCCGACCGGCGCTTCCGGCGGCGTCTCGCTTCCGGGTACGCTTGCGGCAGCTGCGGGCGGCCTCCTAATCGGCATCGCATCATGGGTTTTGCAGCAGCTGTCCGGAATGACCGGGCAGTCGCTTGCCGCTTTGGCGGCTGCGGGCCTCCTTGGGGGACTCGTTGGCGCTTTCGCCGATTCCCTGCTTGGCGCTACGGTGCAGAAGATGAAACGCTGCACCGTATGCGGCCGTGAGGTGGAGAGCGATATCCATTGCGGGATGCCCACGGCACATGCAAGAGGGTGGCGCTGGATGAGCAACGATGCGGTGAATGCCCTAAGCTCGATTGCCGGAGGAGCCGTGGCGCTACTGATTGGCGGACTGATGTGATTATTTAGTTCCAAATCTACAGGGAAGGCGAATAACGACTATGAATATTATGACCGTGGAGCATCTTGTCAAAAGCTACGGAGAAAAAGTGCTGTTCCAGGACGCGTCCTTCGGAATGGACGAGCGTGACAAGATCGGCGTCATCGGTGTGAACGGGACGGGCAAATCGACGCTTCTGCGGATTATTGCCGGACTTGAAAGTCCGGACGAGGGGCAAGTTGCCATCGGCAATGATGTGCGCGTACAGTTTTTGTCGCAGAATCCGCCCTATAATCCGGAGTATACCGTGCTTCAGCAGGTGTTCGCCGGAGATAATCCGGAGCTGGCCGTCATGCGGCGGTATATGGAGACAACAGCGCTGCTTGAAGCCGATCCGGGGAATGCCAAATTGGAAGAAGAGCTGGTCCGCCAAGGTCAGGACATTGATGCCGCAGGGGTCTGGCATTTGGAGAGCGAAGCGAAAAGCGTGTTGTCCAAGCTCGGGATTCAGCAGTTCGATGCGCGTATGGGGTCGCTCTCCGGCGGACAGCGCAAGCGGGTCGCGCTGGCGGCGGCCCTGATTACTCCTTCGGAGCTGCTCATTCTGGACGAGCCTACCAACCATATCGACACGTCCTCGGTCGCCTGGCTGGAGCAGTACTTACAGAAGCGGCGCGGTGCGCTGCTGATGGTTACTCATGACCGCTACTTTCTGGAGCGGGTAGCGGGTGTTATGCTGGAGCTGGATCAAGGCCGGTTGTTCCGCTATGAAGCGAACTATTCCCGCTTTCTGGAGCTGAAGGCCGAGCGCGAAGAGCGGGAGGCCGCTTCCGAGCAGAAGCGGCAGAATCTGCTGCGCAGCGAGCTGGCCTGGATCAGGCGCGGCGCCAAGGCGCGGTCGACGAAGCAGAAGGCGAGAATCGAGCGCTTCGAGAAGCTGAGAGATCAGCAGGGCGTATCCTCCGGCAGCCAGCTGGAGATTTCAGCCGCCTCGACAAGGCTGGGGCGTAAGATCCTTGAAATTGAGGATCTGGCTATGTCAAGGGGCGGGCGGACGCTCATTAAGGATTTGAGCTACATCGCCGTCCCGCAGGACCGCGTCGGCGTCGTCGGGCCGAACGGCAGCGGCAAATCGACGCTGCTGAACCTGATTGCCGGCAAGCTTCAGCCAGACAGCGGCGAAGTCGTGCTTGGACCGACGGTGAAGCTCGGCTATTTCACCCAGGAGCATCAGGATATGGACGACTCGCTGCGGGTGATTGAATACATCAAGGAAGAAGCGGAAGTTGTCCGGACGGCGGACGGCTCCGCCATTACGGCGGCTCAGATGCTGGAACGCTTCCTGTTCCCGCCAGTGATGCAGTGGACGCCGATCTCGAAGCTGTCCGGCGGAGAGAAAAGGAGACTGTACCTTCTGCGCGTACTGATGAGCGCTCCCAACGTGCTGCTGCTGGACGAACCGACCAATGATCTGGATATCGGCACACTTGCGATCTTGGAGGACTATCTGGATGAGTTTCCCGGAGTCGTCTTTACCGTCTCGCATGACCGGTTCTTCCTGGACCGGACGGTGGACAAGATCATTGCGTTTGAGGACGGAATGATCCGGGTTCATGTCGGTGATTACAGCGAATACGAAGAGTGGTTGTCTAAGAATGCGCCGGTCCGCGGCTCCGCAGCCGACGGGAAGGATGATGCGGAGGCAAAACGCGGCGCAGGCAGCCAGTCTCAGCAAGGAAATACTGGTCAGACTCCGGCCCGGGAAAAGTTGAAATTTTCTTTTAAGGAACAGCGGGAGTATGAAGAGATTGACAGCCTCGTTGAGCAGGCCGAACAGCATCTAAGTTCCATTGCCGCGCAGATGGAAGCGGCCTTTGCCGATTCCGCAAAGCTTCAGCAATTGGTAGAGGAGCAGCGCGCGGCCGAGGCGGAACTGGAGC includes these proteins:
- a CDS encoding glycerophosphodiester phosphodiesterase, with amino-acid sequence MRNNLCVAHRGFSGKAPENTLAAIRMALELPYVTWMEIDVQLTRDGVPVVIHDYSLDRTTNGRGKVKNMDWSHMRLLDAGGWKGRTFQGEGVPSLEEVLDLCKGRLRLNIELKNAGNLYPGIEKTVTALIASKGMQGEVVLTSFDPGTLLRCEEADPGIRRGLIYDSRWGDPAGRVRELGCTFLSIGFSRLTPGLARFLSGRGVGIMAWTVNKAKEMRRLADMHSDIMICTNRPDIWGETFLGK
- a CDS encoding fumarylacetoacetate hydrolase family protein, translating into MCAAVNNLYCVGRNYKLHAEELGNKVPTEPLIFLKPSHAAVRLDKETIQLPKDSGQVHYEGELVLRIARDYIPGMSLEELVDSMALGLDFTLRDVHNDLQKKGLSWTPAKGFKNAAPLTPFIAFPSKEELEATDFTVRKNGEEVQRGNVKNMIFSLQTIVDFIGTRYGLGKDDVIFTGTPAGVGPTVSGDSFELYWGDRLMGTCLIG
- the hemG gene encoding protoporphyrinogen oxidase, with the protein product MKGDSRKVVIIGGGLSGLSAAFYVRKYYKEAGIHPEIVILEKERSLGGKIETLHKDGFVIEKGPDSFLARKKEMSDLAKELEIDHELVTTNPHAKKTYILQRGKLLPMPAGLMLGIPTDLKPFIGTRLLSFPGKLRALMDFVIPPRRGEEDEPLGELIERRFGTEVLENLTEPLLAGIYAADMRKISLQATFPQFGEMEQQYGSLIRGMILGKKPQETHTGEKKSMFLTFRQGLQSLVHALVHELHDVEQRTETAVIAIYDRIAETNAGTRGAEGAAAPAALESAASPQARYAVELESGELLPADDIYITTPNFAAAELLRPHVDVSALDAVNYVSVANVVMAFSGKEMDGNFDGSGFLVPRKEGRNITACTWTSVKWLHTSPEDKVLLRCYVGRSGDEQNVQLPDEALEELVRKDLREIMGVTAQPLFTEITRLPNSMPQYPVGHPAAIAGLRSELAAVLPGVHVFGSGYDGIGMPDCIKFAKLTAKAAAESLQAH
- the hemE gene encoding uroporphyrinogen decarboxylase, with amino-acid sequence MTYNDTFIRACRKQETEHVPVWYMRQAGRYDPEYRKIKEKYSLLEISRQPELAAEITMMPVRKLGVDAAILYSDIMNPVASIGVEFDIVQNIGPVIEQPIRSSADVERLRPVDVEGDLGHILETIAILDKELKVPLITFAGAPFTIASYLIEGRPSKSYIRTKELMYTQPKVWAMLMDKLGDMVIAYLRAHVRSGGKAFQLFDSWVGALSPQDFEVFVLPTVSRIFAELSDLDVPKIYFPGVSSGELLSTLTGLQADVIGLDWRVPLDEGRRRTGGNFAMQGNLDPYILTAPMELIKDRAKALIDEGIRKPGYVFNLGHGLFPEASLDKLRELTEYVHDYSKEALALKEAARPHS
- the hemH gene encoding ferrochelatase codes for the protein MTTQIGVLVMSYGTPESLEGVESYYTHIRRGNPPSAEQLKDLKDRYEAIVGGVFPLRENTDRQVKALQDALNRDNREKDIEYICFQGLKHAHPFIEDGVERMAESGIKQAVGIVLAPHYSVMSVGGYIKRAREKAESSGIQMAFVESYHLHPKLIEALSKRVSARLDQFEEAGANREDVRLLFSAHSLPERILSMGDPYRDQLLETSKAVAEQAGVTSWQFTWQSAGRTAEPWLGPDILDTLRELSKDQVEYVLSAPIGFVSDHLEVLYDLDIEAEAIASELDMRLMRIESLNSDPAFMAVLSDVVRDRAGELKAGRP
- a CDS encoding ABC-F family ATP-binding cassette domain-containing protein translates to MNIMTVEHLVKSYGEKVLFQDASFGMDERDKIGVIGVNGTGKSTLLRIIAGLESPDEGQVAIGNDVRVQFLSQNPPYNPEYTVLQQVFAGDNPELAVMRRYMETTALLEADPGNAKLEEELVRQGQDIDAAGVWHLESEAKSVLSKLGIQQFDARMGSLSGGQRKRVALAAALITPSELLILDEPTNHIDTSSVAWLEQYLQKRRGALLMVTHDRYFLERVAGVMLELDQGRLFRYEANYSRFLELKAEREEREAASEQKRQNLLRSELAWIRRGAKARSTKQKARIERFEKLRDQQGVSSGSQLEISAASTRLGRKILEIEDLAMSRGGRTLIKDLSYIAVPQDRVGVVGPNGSGKSTLLNLIAGKLQPDSGEVVLGPTVKLGYFTQEHQDMDDSLRVIEYIKEEAEVVRTADGSAITAAQMLERFLFPPVMQWTPISKLSGGEKRRLYLLRVLMSAPNVLLLDEPTNDLDIGTLAILEDYLDEFPGVVFTVSHDRFFLDRTVDKIIAFEDGMIRVHVGDYSEYEEWLSKNAPVRGSAADGKDDAEAKRGAGSQSQQGNTGQTPAREKLKFSFKEQREYEEIDSLVEQAEQHLSSIAAQMEAAFADSAKLQQLVEEQRAAEAELERLMERWTYLNELAEKIANKS
- a CDS encoding DUF92 domain-containing protein: MQWVIGVFGALFVAGAAYFKGSLSLSGMLAAVLMGTVYFGAGNAFWFGILLLFFISSSLLSKLRTEHKEELERSYAKTGRRDAGQVFANGGLGMLLVLLNAVYPLPAWELLFIGVMATVTADTWATECGTLSRKPPRSILSGKRLPTGASGGVSLPGTLAAAAGGLLIGIASWVLQQLSGMTGQSLAALAAAGLLGGLVGAFADSLLGATVQKMKRCTVCGREVESDIHCGMPTAHARGWRWMSNDAVNALSSIAGGAVALLIGGLM
- a CDS encoding CapA family protein, whose amino-acid sequence is MYPPRSSRKRGKTTRKQRKNRIWSWINISLLALITVMLFYFFHSGGGRESIPLSETGSAPPSPERSSAAGTAGAADPGALSRASAAPSGELQPSASPDVAQAAEAEPTPSPSANPGSGSAPPCASQQTPGSDADRTEAGGQSAGLPDGEDGSGKTVTLNFAGDVIFAGKVGDLLKQKGYDYPYARLGGMFLQDDLSVINLETPVTERGAEENKTFVFKSPPEALNALKAAGVDAVNLANNHTLDMGEQGLRDTLTNLDQKGIAFVGAGADSAQAYSAQYFTRKGMTIALLGFTRVIPEAEWVAGKGKPGVASAYDSGPALKAIAEARKKADIVAIVVHWGQERANEPNAVQQTLGRSFIDAGADLVIGGHPHVLQGLEPYKGKWIAYSTGNFIFTRSSTKTTWDTAVFQAECSAKGQCSMKLTPFDAELGQPVPMNAADGQKLLQRVESLSSGRVEIDEEGRVTEAGR